In the Natronolimnobius baerhuensis genome, one interval contains:
- the udk gene encoding uridine kinase, with amino-acid sequence MRSPSFVIGIAGGTGAGKTTVARTVADHVGEAITRIPVDNYYEDLSHLELTEREQVNYDHPDAFEWDLLREHLETLLEGQPIEMPQYDFEIHNRTDDRVTVESSDVIVLEGIFALYDDAILEMLDLCLYVMTDADVRILRRIERDVVERGRDLEGVMEQYLETVKPMHERFVEPTTKNADVIIPEGANQVAVELLIEKIEAERSSDSGAGATAETAVERERQDELTFSDSTN; translated from the coding sequence ATGCGTAGTCCGTCGTTCGTCATCGGAATCGCCGGGGGAACGGGTGCTGGGAAGACAACAGTCGCCCGCACTGTCGCCGACCACGTCGGGGAAGCCATTACCCGTATTCCAGTGGATAACTACTACGAGGATCTCTCGCATCTCGAACTCACCGAGCGAGAACAGGTCAACTACGACCATCCCGACGCGTTCGAGTGGGACCTCCTGCGCGAGCACCTCGAGACACTGCTCGAGGGGCAACCAATCGAGATGCCACAGTACGACTTCGAGATCCACAACCGCACGGACGACCGCGTCACCGTCGAGTCGAGCGACGTAATCGTCCTCGAGGGTATCTTCGCGCTGTACGATGATGCCATCCTCGAGATGCTTGATCTGTGTCTCTACGTGATGACCGACGCAGACGTGCGCATCCTCCGCCGAATCGAACGCGACGTGGTCGAGCGCGGACGCGACTTAGAGGGCGTCATGGAGCAGTACCTCGAGACGGTGAAACCGATGCACGAGCGCTTTGTCGAGCCGACGACAAAAAATGCAGATGTGATTATCCCCGAAGGCGCGAATCAGGTTGCGGTGGAGTTGCTGATCGAGAAGATTGAGGCGGAACGCTCGAGTGATAGCGGTGCTGGAGCCACCGCTGAGACTGCTGTCGAGCGCGAGCGCCAAGACGAACTGACGTTTTCGGACTCGACGAACTGA
- a CDS encoding NUDIX hydrolase: protein MVSRPPDYCPQCGDALEAITLEDRERQRCPTCERVIWHNPVPCTGVAVVDRSGPEPAVLCVERGVPPGVGEWTLPGGHMEVGEEPHVAAARELEEESGISVDPADLEVLDATALEPHNGKHVVTMYYVADRADATGEPNAGSDANAAQFWTLSEFAASSERFRPVHEDRFQTAATFFTTDA from the coding sequence ATGGTCAGCCGCCCACCCGACTACTGTCCGCAGTGTGGCGACGCACTCGAGGCGATTACGCTCGAAGATCGCGAGCGACAGCGCTGTCCGACCTGCGAGCGCGTGATCTGGCACAATCCAGTTCCCTGTACCGGCGTCGCTGTCGTCGACCGTTCAGGGCCGGAGCCAGCCGTCCTCTGTGTCGAACGTGGCGTCCCGCCAGGCGTCGGCGAGTGGACCCTCCCCGGCGGGCACATGGAGGTCGGCGAAGAACCACACGTCGCCGCGGCGCGCGAACTCGAGGAGGAATCCGGTATCTCCGTCGACCCGGCGGACCTCGAGGTGCTGGATGCAACCGCACTGGAACCGCACAACGGGAAACACGTCGTCACAATGTACTACGTCGCCGACCGAGCCGACGCGACCGGCGAACCGAACGCCGGCAGCGATGCGAACGCAGCCCAATTCTGGACACTGAGCGAGTTTGCGGCCTCGAGCGAACGCTTCCGGCCGGTGCATGAGGACCGATTCCAGACAGCAGCCACGTTTTTCACGACCGATGCGTAG
- a CDS encoding threonine synthase, with amino-acid sequence MPSDLHCPVCDRTYAAGPDEPWRCVCGCALEFVEQPLPEGNPLPLPRLDTSDGLWTFFEFLPIEPHVTFYEGFTPLVDAPEWDAQFKLEYVFPTGSFKDRGATTTLSRAVELGVDTILEDSSGNAGAAIATYAARAGLEADIYVPADVKQSKLMTIQRADARPVRIEGTRQDVTDACIDAVESGEGWYASHAWNPAFYAGTMTIAFEIAAQRGWTVPDAVVLPIGHGTLFLGAYRGFSLLNEAGIVDGMPRLLGAQTTGHAPIVEALEDEHDDESDAGSDDSGGDNSDDPAPSEIADGIQIATPARRDEILEAIETTDGDAISLGDDPIEATLDRLHRKGFYVEPTSAVAPAALEAYRADGVIDETDDVVVPLTGSGLKTL; translated from the coding sequence ATGCCGAGCGATCTCCACTGTCCCGTCTGCGACCGGACGTACGCGGCCGGCCCCGACGAACCCTGGCGCTGTGTCTGTGGCTGTGCCCTCGAGTTCGTCGAGCAGCCCCTACCCGAAGGAAATCCGCTTCCACTGCCCCGACTCGACACCAGCGACGGCCTCTGGACGTTCTTCGAGTTCCTGCCAATCGAGCCCCACGTCACCTTCTACGAGGGCTTTACACCGCTGGTCGACGCCCCCGAGTGGGACGCCCAATTCAAACTCGAGTACGTCTTTCCGACAGGGTCGTTCAAAGACCGCGGTGCGACGACGACGCTCTCGCGAGCGGTCGAACTCGGCGTCGACACCATCCTCGAGGATTCGTCGGGCAACGCGGGTGCGGCGATTGCGACCTACGCCGCACGCGCAGGCCTCGAGGCGGATATCTACGTTCCTGCAGATGTCAAACAGTCAAAACTGATGACGATCCAGCGCGCTGACGCGCGCCCGGTTCGGATCGAGGGAACCCGCCAGGACGTCACGGACGCCTGTATCGACGCAGTCGAATCGGGAGAGGGCTGGTACGCGAGCCACGCCTGGAACCCCGCGTTCTACGCGGGAACGATGACTATCGCGTTCGAAATCGCCGCCCAGCGCGGGTGGACCGTCCCCGATGCCGTCGTGCTCCCGATTGGTCACGGCACCTTGTTTCTCGGTGCCTACCGCGGCTTCTCGCTGCTCAACGAGGCCGGAATCGTCGACGGAATGCCCCGACTGCTTGGCGCACAGACGACCGGCCACGCCCCCATCGTCGAGGCCCTCGAGGACGAACACGACGACGAGTCCGACGCCGGCAGCGATGACAGTGGCGGCGACAACAGTGACGACCCCGCACCCAGCGAGATCGCCGACGGCATCCAGATCGCCACGCCCGCGCGACGCGACGAGATTCTCGAGGCAATCGAGACAACCGACGGCGACGCAATCTCCCTCGGCGACGACCCCATCGAGGCGACGCTCGACCGACTCCACCGGAAGGGATTCTACGTCGAACCGACGAGTGCGGTCGCACCCGCCGCGCTCGAGGCGTATCGCGCAGACGGCGTCATCGACGAGACCGACGACGTGGTCGTCCCGCTGACCGGCAGCGGATTGAAAACGCTTTGA
- a CDS encoding succinylglutamate desuccinylase/aspartoacylase family protein, translated as MTTTLGTASAAPGEVDTGRLEVGETRDGDPFGLPVAVINGSSSGKTLYLQAVSDGDELNGLGVIQRVVPQLDPATITGTILIVGIVNYHAYQVAEHRNPIDDTKMNRAYPGNESGTSSERIAAATFDVATRADLVLDLHQGSTSRMLNEVRVRCGKRHRLYEECLELAKAFGCGYVLDQKGPDGQLARAAPDEGIPTVDPELGGCVGWDDESIQKGVSGVFNVLRYYDFLEEANDLERQTRANSFEQYGSPNGGLVEMHKELGERVAHGEPIFEITTAFGETKTTVTADSDGILWRTRRLPQVATGEYVCSVGTDIDSY; from the coding sequence ATGACGACGACGCTCGGAACGGCGAGTGCCGCACCCGGGGAGGTCGATACGGGTCGTCTCGAGGTCGGTGAGACTCGAGACGGGGACCCGTTCGGCCTGCCGGTTGCCGTAATCAACGGCTCCTCATCGGGGAAAACCCTCTATCTGCAGGCTGTCAGTGACGGTGACGAACTCAACGGACTCGGCGTTATCCAGCGCGTCGTGCCCCAACTCGACCCCGCCACTATCACCGGCACGATTCTCATCGTCGGCATCGTCAACTACCACGCCTATCAGGTCGCCGAACACCGGAATCCCATCGACGACACGAAGATGAATCGCGCATATCCGGGCAACGAGTCGGGCACCTCGAGCGAGCGAATCGCTGCAGCAACGTTCGACGTGGCGACACGCGCCGACCTCGTTCTCGACCTCCATCAGGGCTCGACAAGTCGGATGCTCAACGAGGTTCGCGTCCGCTGTGGCAAGCGCCATCGTCTCTACGAGGAGTGCCTCGAACTCGCGAAAGCCTTCGGCTGTGGCTACGTGTTAGATCAGAAAGGCCCCGACGGCCAACTCGCCCGTGCCGCCCCCGACGAGGGCATCCCGACCGTCGACCCCGAACTCGGCGGCTGCGTCGGCTGGGATGATGAAAGCATTCAGAAGGGCGTTTCCGGCGTGTTCAACGTCTTGCGCTACTACGACTTCCTCGAGGAAGCCAACGACTTAGAGCGCCAGACGCGCGCGAACAGTTTCGAGCAGTATGGGTCGCCAAATGGCGGCCTCGTCGAGATGCACAAAGAACTCGGCGAGCGCGTCGCTCATGGTGAGCCCATCTTCGAAATCACGACGGCCTTCGGCGAGACGAAAACGACGGTCACCGCCGACAGCGACGGTATTCTCTGGCGAACCCGCCGACTCCCACAGGTCGCAACCGGCGAGTACGTCTGCTCCGTCGGCACCGATATCGACTCCTACTGA
- a CDS encoding stage II sporulation protein M → MAIATAVRAVGAVFRRRPADILPLYVLGAAVPAIIRVIPFIAAFIGYYYLETTGRLEAALAEFETVDPMPDPQANPDAFEAWFEQLLPILELLFPFPILVLAVGTVIVGVLGAIILYGIVTASQLSACYGRLRDERGLVAGIAGARRYWLRIAGLYVLEFFLWAVVLVGGGIGATLFVGLLAVADPLVGVLMGLLVALVFVGVLAVIRALFAFAPVAVVVDDAGIFDSVSSAGRFIRAQPVGAIVYYVVSIGAMFAISTLTGLLALVEVTAIIPLLSALVLLPALDLLKSSLYVQYRGRLTPPAPAERPLRRRTTGGLRHGWTEMVTFVRGTLGTHAIVVALALVSFWVGWRLADPYTDVGVLEASIAARLEGHMPPAAALEFFGNNWLVALMTAFGGLALAIPAIFSLVFNGVFLGVMARLEVEPLELLAFVIPHGIFEIPAIFIATVVGISLGIAWFRAVQGRLSRVAFADRLERAFWVLIGVGILLAIAAVVEGFISPYYYDLFL, encoded by the coding sequence ATGGCGATTGCAACTGCTGTCAGAGCTGTCGGCGCTGTCTTCCGGCGGCGACCGGCCGACATCTTACCGCTGTACGTACTCGGTGCTGCCGTTCCTGCCATTATCCGCGTGATTCCATTTATCGCGGCGTTCATCGGCTACTACTACCTCGAGACGACCGGCCGACTCGAGGCGGCACTGGCCGAGTTCGAGACAGTTGACCCGATGCCGGACCCCCAAGCGAACCCCGATGCGTTCGAGGCCTGGTTCGAACAGTTACTTCCGATACTGGAACTGCTGTTTCCGTTCCCGATACTGGTGCTTGCAGTCGGGACAGTCATTGTGGGCGTTCTCGGTGCCATCATCCTGTACGGCATCGTCACCGCCAGCCAGCTGTCGGCGTGTTACGGGCGGCTGCGTGACGAACGCGGACTCGTTGCCGGAATCGCCGGTGCGCGCCGGTACTGGCTTCGGATCGCCGGTCTCTACGTCCTCGAGTTCTTCCTCTGGGCGGTCGTCCTCGTCGGTGGCGGCATCGGCGCGACGCTGTTCGTCGGACTGCTCGCCGTTGCGGACCCGCTCGTTGGCGTTCTCATGGGTCTGCTCGTCGCGCTCGTGTTCGTCGGCGTTCTCGCAGTCATCCGCGCGCTGTTTGCGTTCGCGCCGGTCGCCGTCGTCGTCGACGATGCAGGGATTTTCGACTCGGTCTCGAGCGCCGGACGGTTCATCCGAGCACAACCCGTCGGAGCTATCGTCTACTACGTGGTGTCGATTGGGGCGATGTTCGCAATCTCGACACTCACTGGCCTGCTCGCGCTCGTCGAGGTCACTGCGATTATTCCGTTGCTGAGTGCACTGGTGTTGTTGCCGGCGCTTGACCTGCTGAAGAGTTCGCTCTACGTACAGTATCGTGGCCGACTGACGCCGCCAGCGCCTGCCGAGCGGCCACTCCGCCGACGAACCACAGGAGGACTGCGACACGGCTGGACCGAAATGGTCACGTTCGTCCGCGGAACGCTTGGCACCCACGCCATCGTCGTCGCCCTCGCGCTCGTGTCGTTCTGGGTCGGCTGGCGACTCGCCGATCCCTACACCGATGTCGGCGTGCTCGAGGCCTCGATTGCGGCCCGACTCGAGGGCCACATGCCGCCGGCTGCAGCCCTCGAGTTCTTCGGCAATAACTGGCTGGTCGCGCTGATGACTGCTTTTGGCGGCCTTGCACTCGCGATTCCAGCGATCTTCTCACTGGTGTTCAACGGCGTCTTCCTGGGCGTCATGGCTCGACTCGAGGTCGAACCGCTCGAGTTGCTGGCGTTCGTGATCCCCCACGGCATCTTCGAGATTCCGGCGATTTTCATCGCAACGGTCGTCGGGATCTCGCTCGGGATTGCGTGGTTCCGAGCCGTTCAGGGACGACTCAGCCGCGTCGCGTTCGCCGACCGCCTCGAGCGTGCGTTTTGGGTGCTGATCGGCGTCGGAATCCTGCTGGCGATTGCCGCAGTGGTCGAAGGCTTCATCAGTCCGTACTACTACGACCTGTTCCTGTAG